The following are encoded in a window of Arthrobacter antioxidans genomic DNA:
- the rplA gene encoding 50S ribosomal protein L1 translates to MAQRSKAYKGAAAKIEADKQYAPLEAVVLAKETNPSTFDATVEVAFRLGVDPRKADQMVRGTVNLPHGTGKTARVLVFATGEKAEAAIAAGADFVGSDDMIEKVSGGWTDFDAAVATPDLMGKVGRLGKILGPRNLMPNPKTGTVTADVAKAVTDIKGGKIDFRVDKHSNLHFIIGKVSFDEQKLGENYAAALEEILRLKPSASKGRYIQKATVSTTFGPGISVDPNVTKVFAV, encoded by the coding sequence ATGGCACAGCGCAGCAAAGCATACAAGGGAGCTGCCGCGAAGATCGAGGCGGACAAGCAGTACGCCCCCCTCGAAGCGGTAGTCCTGGCGAAGGAGACCAACCCCTCCACGTTCGACGCCACGGTCGAGGTGGCCTTCCGTCTCGGCGTGGACCCCCGCAAGGCGGACCAAATGGTCCGCGGCACCGTGAACCTCCCCCACGGCACCGGCAAGACCGCCCGTGTCCTGGTCTTCGCGACCGGCGAGAAGGCAGAGGCGGCCATCGCGGCCGGCGCTGACTTCGTCGGCTCCGACGACATGATCGAGAAGGTCTCCGGCGGCTGGACCGACTTCGATGCAGCCGTGGCGACCCCCGACCTCATGGGCAAGGTGGGACGCCTCGGAAAGATCCTCGGCCCCCGTAACCTGATGCCGAACCCGAAGACCGGAACGGTCACGGCCGACGTCGCGAAGGCCGTCACCGACATCAAGGGTGGCAAGATCGACTTCCGCGTGGACAAGCACTCGAACCTCCACTTCATCATCGGCAAGGTGTCCTTCGACGAGCAGAAGCTGGGCGAGAACTACGCCGCGGCGCTCGAGGAGATCCTCCGCCTGAAGCCCTCCGCTTCGAAGGGCCGCTACATCCAGAAGGCGACTGTCTCGACCACCTTCGGTCCCGGCATCTCCGTCGACCCGAACGTCACCAAGGTCTTCGCCGTCTGA
- the rplK gene encoding 50S ribosomal protein L11, producing MAPKKKVTGLIKLQINAGAANPAPPIGPALGQHGVNIMEFCKAYNAATESQRGNVIPVEITVYEDRSFTFVTKTPPAAELIKKAAGVAKGSGTPHTVKVAKLTNAQVEEIATMKMEDLNANDVQAAAKIIAGTARSMGITVEG from the coding sequence ATGGCCCCCAAGAAAAAGGTCACCGGCCTCATCAAGCTGCAGATCAATGCAGGCGCCGCCAACCCGGCTCCTCCCATCGGTCCTGCGCTTGGCCAGCACGGTGTCAACATTATGGAATTCTGCAAGGCGTACAACGCCGCCACGGAATCCCAGCGCGGCAACGTCATCCCCGTGGAGATCACGGTGTACGAGGACCGCTCGTTCACCTTCGTCACGAAGACCCCGCCGGCAGCCGAACTGATCAAGAAGGCAGCCGGGGTCGCCAAGGGCTCCGGAACGCCCCACACGGTCAAGGTCGCGAAGCTGACCAACGCCCAGGTCGAAGAGATCGCCACCATGAAGATGGAAGACCTCAACGCCAACGACGTCCAGGCAGCCGCGAAGATCATCGCCGGCACCGCCCGCTCCATGGGCATCACGGTCGAGGGCTGA
- the nusG gene encoding transcription termination/antitermination protein NusG, with amino-acid sequence MDVPADGSDAVDGSAGTDSDIEAKAVDAVDEAAASDADTAADDDDVADDDNAADVAASDADIDTAAADTVDDAVSGDAEDDAAEPTDEAAEEAPAEDPVVAFKAKLRRQEGDWFVIHSYAGYENRVKANLETRIQTLDMEDYIFEIQVPMEEVVEIKNTTRKIVNRVRIPGYVLVRMELTDESWGAVRHTPGVTGFVGNAHNPVPLSLSEVFSMLEHTIVHTDAVSGKPVQLQFTPATVNFEVGESVTVNEGPFETLPATISEIKHESQQLVVLVSIFERETPVTLSYNQVTKIQ; translated from the coding sequence ATCGACGTGCCTGCTGACGGCTCCGACGCGGTCGACGGCTCCGCCGGGACCGACTCCGACATCGAGGCCAAGGCCGTCGACGCCGTCGACGAGGCTGCCGCCTCCGACGCCGACACGGCTGCCGATGATGACGACGTTGCCGATGATGACAACGCTGCCGACGTGGCCGCCTCCGACGCCGACATCGACACTGCTGCCGCCGACACTGTCGACGACGCCGTTTCCGGTGACGCCGAGGACGACGCTGCCGAGCCGACCGACGAGGCCGCCGAGGAAGCTCCCGCCGAGGACCCCGTGGTCGCCTTCAAGGCGAAACTGCGCCGCCAGGAGGGCGACTGGTTCGTCATCCACTCCTACGCCGGCTACGAGAACCGTGTGAAGGCGAACCTCGAGACCCGCATCCAGACGCTGGACATGGAAGATTACATCTTCGAGATCCAGGTCCCGATGGAAGAGGTCGTCGAGATCAAGAACACCACGCGGAAGATCGTCAACCGCGTGCGCATCCCCGGCTATGTGCTGGTCCGCATGGAACTGACCGACGAGTCCTGGGGCGCCGTGCGGCACACCCCGGGCGTCACCGGCTTCGTGGGCAACGCCCACAACCCGGTCCCGCTGAGCCTCTCCGAGGTCTTCTCGATGCTCGAGCACACGATCGTCCACACGGATGCCGTGTCCGGCAAGCCTGTCCAGCTGCAGTTCACCCCGGCCACGGTCAACTTCGAGGTCGGCGAGTCCGTCACCGTCAACGAAGGCCCCTTCGAGACCCTCCCGGCGACGATCTCCGAGATCAAGCACGAGTCGCAGCAACTCGTGGTGCTCGTCTCGATCTTCGAGCGCGAGACCCCGGTCACGCTCTCCTACAACCAGGTCACCAAGATCCAGTAA
- the secE gene encoding preprotein translocase subunit SecE: MTDTAASSSKGSPSEKKAPERGFFGRIMLFIRQVFAELGKVVTPTRRELVRFTITVLVFVVIMMLIVTGLDLVFGAGALWVFGGS; this comes from the coding sequence GTGACCGATACGGCTGCGAGCAGCTCCAAGGGAAGCCCCTCCGAGAAGAAGGCTCCCGAGCGCGGGTTCTTCGGACGCATCATGCTGTTCATCCGCCAGGTCTTCGCGGAGCTCGGGAAGGTCGTCACGCCGACCCGCCGGGAACTGGTCCGATTCACCATCACCGTCCTCGTCTTCGTGGTCATCATGATGCTCATCGTGACCGGACTGGACCTCGTGTTCGGGGCCGGCGCACTGTGGGTGTTCGGCGGCAGCTGA
- a CDS encoding pyridoxal phosphate-dependent aminotransferase, giving the protein MNATTDDSARAALPRVSRRIGSIAESATLAVDAKAKALKAAGRPVIGFGAGEPDFPTPGYIVEAAIEAARQPRFHRYSPAGGLPELKQAIAAKTLRDSGYSVDPSQVLVTNGGKQAVYESFAALLDPGDEVLVPTPYWTTYPEAIRLAGGVPVEVFAGPEQGYLVTVDQLAAALTPRTKVLLFVSPSNPTGAVYGPDAVREIGEWAAARGLWVVTDEIYEHLTYDDVPFTSIATAAPALGDRVVVLNGVAKTYAMTGWRVGWMIGPKDLVKAATNLQSHATSNVSNVPQMAALAAVSGPLTAVEEMKVAFDRRRRAMVSGLNAIAGVDCPTPHGAFYAYADVRALLGRSFDGATPATSAELAALILEKVEVAVVPGEAFGPSGFLRLSYALGDEDLATGVRRLQEFLGSVR; this is encoded by the coding sequence ATGAACGCGACGACCGACGACTCCGCCCGCGCAGCACTCCCCCGGGTCTCCCGGCGGATCGGTTCGATCGCGGAATCCGCGACACTCGCCGTGGACGCCAAGGCCAAGGCCCTGAAGGCGGCCGGGCGCCCCGTGATCGGTTTCGGCGCGGGCGAGCCGGACTTCCCCACGCCGGGCTACATCGTCGAAGCGGCGATCGAGGCGGCCCGCCAGCCGCGGTTCCACCGCTACTCCCCCGCCGGTGGCCTGCCGGAACTGAAGCAGGCGATCGCCGCCAAGACCCTGCGGGACTCCGGCTACAGCGTCGATCCCTCCCAGGTGCTGGTGACGAACGGCGGCAAGCAGGCCGTGTACGAATCCTTCGCCGCGCTCCTCGATCCCGGGGACGAGGTCCTCGTCCCCACCCCGTACTGGACAACCTACCCCGAGGCCATCCGCCTGGCGGGCGGCGTGCCCGTCGAGGTCTTCGCCGGCCCCGAGCAGGGCTACCTGGTGACGGTGGACCAGCTGGCGGCGGCCCTGACGCCGCGCACCAAGGTGCTCCTCTTCGTCTCGCCGTCCAACCCCACCGGCGCGGTGTACGGTCCGGACGCCGTGCGGGAGATCGGCGAGTGGGCCGCGGCCCGCGGACTGTGGGTCGTCACCGACGAGATCTACGAGCACCTGACGTACGACGACGTGCCGTTCACCTCGATCGCGACGGCGGCCCCCGCCCTCGGCGACAGGGTGGTGGTGCTCAACGGCGTCGCGAAGACGTATGCGATGACCGGCTGGCGCGTGGGCTGGATGATCGGGCCGAAGGACCTCGTGAAGGCGGCGACCAACCTGCAGTCCCATGCCACCTCGAACGTCTCCAACGTGCCCCAGATGGCCGCCCTCGCCGCCGTCTCGGGACCGCTGACGGCGGTCGAGGAGATGAAGGTCGCGTTCGACCGGCGGCGCCGTGCCATGGTCTCGGGGCTCAACGCCATCGCGGGCGTCGACTGTCCCACGCCGCACGGCGCCTTCTACGCCTACGCGGATGTCCGCGCCCTCCTCGGCAGGAGCTTCGACGGCGCCACGCCCGCGACGTCGGCCGAGCTCGCCGCGCTGATCCTCGAGAAGGTGGAGGTCGCCGTCGTCCCCGGCGAGGCCTTCGGACCCAGCGGCTTCCTGCGGTTGTCCTACGCCCTCGGCGACGAGGACCTCGCGACGGGCGTACGCCGGCTGCAGGAGTTCCTCGGCTCGGTCCGCTAG
- a CDS encoding LuxR C-terminal-related transcriptional regulator — protein MDSVDEPGPAPGTVSVVIVDDHGIFRAGLRAALGPVIRVLGEAATVEEAEAVIASARPDVVLLDVHLPGGRGGGGAEVIHRCSRLGVPSRFLALSVSDSAEDVVAVIRAGARGYVTKTISGPEITDAVQRIASGDAVFSPRLAGFVLDAFGTASVAVDDELDRLSARELEVMRLIARGYSYKETAKELFISVKTVETHVSAVLRKLQLSSRHELTRWATERRLL, from the coding sequence ATGGACAGCGTGGATGAGCCGGGGCCGGCGCCGGGAACCGTCTCCGTGGTGATCGTCGACGACCACGGGATCTTCCGAGCAGGGCTCCGTGCGGCCCTCGGACCGGTGATCCGGGTGCTCGGCGAGGCGGCGACGGTCGAGGAGGCGGAAGCCGTGATCGCTTCCGCACGGCCCGACGTGGTCCTCCTCGACGTGCACCTGCCGGGCGGCCGCGGCGGGGGCGGCGCGGAGGTCATCCACCGGTGTTCACGGCTCGGCGTCCCGTCCCGCTTCCTGGCCCTCAGCGTGTCCGACTCGGCGGAGGACGTCGTGGCCGTCATCCGCGCCGGGGCCCGCGGGTACGTCACGAAGACCATCTCCGGTCCGGAGATCACCGATGCCGTGCAGCGCATCGCCTCGGGCGACGCCGTCTTCTCGCCTCGGCTCGCCGGCTTCGTCCTCGATGCGTTCGGGACGGCGTCGGTCGCCGTCGACGACGAGCTCGATCGCCTGTCCGCACGCGAACTGGAGGTCATGAGGCTGATCGCCCGCGGCTACAGCTACAAGGAGACGGCGAAGGAGCTGTTCATCTCCGTCAAGACCGTCGAGACCCATGTGTCCGCGGTCCTCCGGAAGCTGCAGCTGTCCTCCCGCCACGAGCTCACGCGCTGGGCCACGGAGCGCCGGCTGCTCTGA
- a CDS encoding PspC domain-containing protein, producing the protein MRPPLLRTSDGVIAGVCAGLAAHLGIPRSWVRVGMAVLTLASGAGVFLYAWLWIFVPTASDRAAVTGRRSGPAAFMHDVGATGPRDGIGGGTGRSAGSLVAVPGGGPGPSGAPLSDPAHAAARSDGAVPFATDSWRDRTERAGHREILFGTALLVAAAVLVVQLLGVPVNWGFLVPIAVVATGAALAWSQLDDVRRARVMNRAGAERAGGALRLFAGMVLVIAGVLVALSSSGSWTLTMATLVAVLAVLAGVGLVLAPWGLKFWRDLESEQAARVRETERAEIAAHLHDSVLQTLALIQNRADSETDVLRLARAQERELRQWLFADPGRDPVSLAERLRGMAGEIEDLYGHPVTVVAVGDAPLGPAEDALAQAAREAMLNAAKHAGVAVSVYLEAGPEAMEVFVRDRGPGFDPAAVPADRLGIRESIHSRMQRHGGTAELRSDADGTEVRLRLPRSTGIPA; encoded by the coding sequence ATGAGACCCCCGCTGCTCCGCACCTCCGACGGCGTGATCGCCGGCGTGTGCGCGGGCCTCGCGGCGCACCTGGGCATCCCCCGGTCCTGGGTCCGGGTCGGCATGGCGGTCCTGACCCTCGCCTCCGGCGCGGGCGTGTTCCTCTACGCCTGGCTCTGGATCTTCGTCCCGACGGCGTCGGACCGGGCTGCGGTGACGGGACGCCGGAGCGGTCCCGCGGCCTTCATGCACGACGTCGGCGCGACGGGTCCCCGGGACGGCATCGGGGGAGGGACGGGCCGGAGCGCCGGCTCGCTCGTCGCGGTGCCCGGCGGGGGGCCGGGGCCCTCCGGAGCACCTCTGTCAGACCCGGCTCATGCAGCAGCACGGTCCGACGGCGCTGTCCCGTTCGCCACGGACTCCTGGCGCGACCGGACGGAGCGCGCCGGGCACCGGGAGATCCTGTTCGGCACCGCCCTGCTGGTCGCCGCGGCCGTCCTCGTGGTGCAGTTGCTCGGCGTCCCGGTGAACTGGGGTTTCCTCGTCCCGATCGCGGTCGTCGCGACGGGCGCCGCACTCGCCTGGTCCCAGCTCGACGACGTGCGTAGGGCGCGGGTGATGAACCGGGCCGGCGCCGAACGGGCGGGCGGCGCCCTGCGTCTGTTCGCCGGCATGGTCCTCGTCATCGCTGGGGTCCTCGTCGCGCTCTCCAGCAGCGGTTCCTGGACCCTGACCATGGCCACCCTCGTCGCCGTCCTCGCCGTCCTCGCGGGCGTGGGGCTGGTCCTCGCCCCGTGGGGCCTCAAGTTCTGGCGGGATCTGGAGAGCGAGCAGGCAGCCCGGGTGCGGGAGACGGAACGCGCCGAGATCGCCGCCCACCTCCACGATTCGGTGCTGCAGACCCTGGCGCTCATCCAGAACCGGGCGGACTCGGAGACGGACGTGCTGCGCCTCGCCCGGGCCCAGGAGCGTGAGCTGCGCCAGTGGCTGTTCGCCGACCCCGGGCGGGACCCCGTGAGCCTCGCCGAGCGGCTCCGGGGCATGGCCGGGGAGATCGAGGACCTCTACGGGCACCCGGTCACCGTCGTCGCCGTGGGTGACGCCCCCCTGGGGCCCGCCGAGGACGCCCTCGCCCAGGCGGCACGGGAAGCCATGCTGAACGCGGCGAAGCACGCCGGCGTCGCCGTGTCGGTGTACCTGGAAGCCGGACCGGAAGCCATGGAGGTCTTCGTGCGGGACCGCGGCCCGGGCTTCGATCCGGCGGCGGTACCGGCGGACCGCCTGGGCATCCGGGAATCGATCCACAGCAGGATGCAGCGCCACGGCGGGACGGCGGAACTCCGCAGCGACGCCGACGGCACCGAGGTCCGGCTCCGCCTGCCGCGTTCCACCGGGATTCCCGCGTGA